The stretch of DNA TAAGTTCCTTGGTTTCGTTTGAGGCGTAGCCGAAAACCATGCCTTGGTCGCCGGCGCCCTGCTCGTGGCCGTTGGATTCGTTAACGCCCATGGCGATGTCGGGTGACTGCTCAGTGAGCGAAACCAGAATACCGCAGGTTTCCCAGTCGAGGCCGTCTTTTGCGTTGTCAAAGCCGATTTCCGAGAGGGTTTTGCGCACGATCTTTGGGATGTTTACATATGCGCAGGTTGTGATTTGCCCCGTGATAACTACGGTGCCCTGCATAACGAGGGTTTCGCAGTCAACATGTGCTTTGGGGTCACGGGAAAAAATCTCGTCTAGGACGCTGTCTGATATTTGGTCTGCTACTTTGTCAGGGTGGCCTTCGCCAACTGATTCAGAGGTGAACAAGTATTTTCCGTTTCTTTTCATAGGGATATCCATCCAAGCTAACAGTTGGCATAGGTAACTCGGCGGTTTTCTTATATGGTTTTCTGATAAAAATATTCCAAACGAAATATCAAACATAGCCGCTATTCCAAAAACGATTTAAACCCGCAGACGCCAAGGACACTGGATAAGCCATGAAGAAAACAATCCACAGCCCCAAAGCGCCAACGCCCATCGGACCCTACAGCCAAGCAGTGCAGGCAGGCGGCTTCCTCTACATTTCAGGGCAACTCGCCATAAACCCAGAAAGCGGCAAGCTAATCGGGGAAGACGCGGCGGCGCAGACAAAGCAGGTTATGGAGAACATCCAAGCCATCCTGGAAGCGGCGGGCTACGGTTTAGGCGATGTGGTGCAGGTCAACGTGTACCTTGCATCCATGACGGATTTCGAGGGCTTTAACCGCGAATACGCCAGATACTTCAGCGGCTACTTTCCCGCCCGCGCAACCGTCGCCTGCACCCTTAAAGCGGGGGCGCTATTGGAGATTTCCGCTACTGCCTATAGAGAGTAACCGTGCAAGCGTGACAAATTATAAAGCCTACCTAACGCTAAATATTAAGAGGCGTAAATATGGCGACTTCACTTAAGAGGTACATGCAGCAGCTTTCAGGCAAAAAAGCCCCCGGCCCCTCCACCAGCTTCACCATATTCCACGTGTACTATGCACTGGAGCTTATGGCGCAAAAACCGCTGGGCAGAAACCGGCTTGCCGAGCAACTCCACGTGGGAGACGGAGCCGTCCGCACCATAATCAGCCGCCTCAGAGACGCCGAGTTAATCGAAACCTCCAAGGAAGGCTGCAACCTCACCGAGAAGGGCAGAGGCATCTGGCGGCAATTCGAAGAAATCTTCCCCTGTCAAGCTGACTTGCCACGATCCGAACTTTACCCCTCCGAGTATAACCATGCGTTTTTGGTGAAGAACAGCGGCCAAAAAGTCAGCTCAGGCATCGATCAACGCGACGCCGCCATCATTGCGGGTGCACGCAAAGCCATAGTGATTGTTTACAAGAAGGGGCATCTATGCATCGAATCCATCAGCGATGACGTTGCAAAGCAGTATCCTCAGGCGGCAAAGCAGATAATGGATCGGCTCGAGCCCAAAGAAAACGATGTGGTTGTGGTTGCAGGCGCCGAGACCGCGATGAAGGCTAAGCGGGGCGCGTTCGCCGCGAGTTGGTCACTGGTCAGCGCTGTTTAAGTGGTGTATTTTTCGCCCTCGTTTAAGATGCGCTCAAGCACAGTGTTAACGTTAACCATGCCCTCGTTGGATTTAGATGAAACCGGCATAAGCAGAAACTTTAGCCCCAGCTTATCGATGGCCTGCATCATGTTGCGGCTGAACAGGCGCTTGGTACCCTCCAACCTGGCTTCGATGGCGTCCTCCAGCGCCATGGGACTCGCCGACCACGACGCGATTGCCTGCACATCCTTTTTGGGGACCAAGTCGGCTTTGCTGAGCACATGCAGCTGCGGCTGGAAGAAGCGGTTGTAGACTGCTGCGGAGAGGAACATGTTGGAGACGTAGTTGAGGGGGTTAATTGAGAAGACGGCGTCGAAGAGGTAAATCAATGCTTTGGGTTCTTTGGTTAACTCGTTGACGATGTAGGGGCCGGAGGCGCGGAAGGCAAACAGCTCCATCTGCCCGGGCGTATCCACCAAAACGATGTCGGCGTGGGCTTCCTCGATGTCG from Candidatus Bathyarchaeota archaeon encodes:
- a CDS encoding ATP/GTP-binding protein, which translates into the protein MPLAFIIGTAGSGKSLFTAAFAEWLKMSKQDVAIVNLDPGALKLPYQPDVDVRNYVDVGNIMEKYGLGPNGALIMAADLIADEVENLTRDIEEAHADIVLVDTPGQMELFAFRASGPYIVNELTKEPKALIYLFDAVFSINPLNYVSNMFLSAAVYNRFFQPQLHVLSKADLVPKKDVQAIASWSASPMALEDAIEARLEGTKRLFSRNMMQAIDKLGLKFLLMPVSSKSNEGMVNVNTVLERILNEGEKYTT
- a CDS encoding Rid family detoxifying hydrolase — its product is MKKTIHSPKAPTPIGPYSQAVQAGGFLYISGQLAINPESGKLIGEDAAAQTKQVMENIQAILEAAGYGLGDVVQVNVYLASMTDFEGFNREYARYFSGYFPARATVACTLKAGALLEISATAYRE